A region of Natribaculum luteum DNA encodes the following proteins:
- a CDS encoding ferredoxin — protein sequence MKVEFDRETCIGMYQCVAEWDAFEEDKSAGKAVLEDSEEVEDGVFVRNVPEDAELDAKFAARTCPVDAITIYDDDGEQLIP from the coding sequence ATGAAAGTCGAGTTCGACCGGGAGACCTGCATCGGGATGTACCAGTGTGTCGCCGAGTGGGACGCCTTCGAGGAGGACAAGTCCGCAGGGAAGGCGGTCCTCGAGGACAGCGAGGAGGTCGAGGACGGCGTCTTCGTCCGCAACGTACCCGAGGACGCCGAGCTAGACGCGAAGTTCGCCGCCCGGACCTGCCCGGTCGACGCGATCACGATCTACGACGACGACGGCGAGCAGCTGATTCCCTGA
- a CDS encoding class I SAM-dependent methyltransferase — MRSTEDGHADPLGRAMYDYQRGDQGTLTYRDGAAVRDGHVEEYYFQPPSEWADATVSLLERLAAADGPVLDVGCGTGQHALWWQERGVDVVGVDVSPWAVAAARERGVEAVSIANMFALPFERDAFGSLYAGGTQLGLAGSLAGIGDLLAEFARVTDGEAVAVVDNYDPTGLEESFFGYRPDPREGVAHRCFHFEYEFETDDSERVCEVGKSLHFLLCSPDRLREAAIATPWTVRDVVGGDGHYRAVLTKANERNGR, encoded by the coding sequence ATGCGATCGACCGAGGACGGGCACGCCGATCCGCTCGGACGCGCGATGTACGACTACCAGCGCGGCGACCAGGGGACGTTGACCTACCGCGACGGTGCCGCAGTGCGCGACGGCCACGTCGAGGAGTACTACTTTCAGCCGCCATCGGAGTGGGCCGACGCGACGGTGTCGCTGCTCGAGCGACTCGCGGCCGCCGACGGACCGGTGCTCGACGTGGGATGTGGCACGGGTCAGCACGCCCTGTGGTGGCAAGAACGCGGCGTCGACGTCGTCGGCGTCGACGTCAGCCCCTGGGCAGTGGCGGCCGCCCGCGAACGTGGCGTCGAGGCCGTTTCGATCGCGAACATGTTCGCCCTGCCGTTCGAACGCGACGCGTTCGGATCGCTTTACGCCGGCGGGACGCAACTCGGCCTCGCCGGGTCGCTCGCGGGGATCGGCGACCTCCTCGCGGAGTTCGCCCGCGTCACCGACGGCGAGGCCGTCGCCGTGGTCGACAACTACGATCCGACCGGCCTCGAGGAGTCGTTTTTCGGCTACCGACCAGATCCGCGCGAGGGCGTCGCCCACCGGTGTTTCCACTTCGAGTACGAGTTCGAGACCGACGACAGCGAGCGAGTTTGCGAGGTCGGGAAGTCGCTGCACTTTCTTTTGTGTTCGCCCGACCGCCTCCGCGAGGCTGCCATCGCCACGCCGTGGACGGTACGCGACGTCGTCGGTGGCGACGGCCACTACAGGGCGGTCCTGACGAAAGCGAACGAGAGAAACGGTCGATAG